The window GGGCACCGGTAAGGGTGAAACGGTGCGGTAAGAGCGCACCAGCGCCCGGGGTGACCCGGGCGGCTTGGTAAACCCCACCCGGAGCAAGGTCAAAAGGTGGGTGGCCGCAAGGGCATCCACTGCGCGGACGTTCGAGGGCGGCCCGCCCGAGTCCGCGGGTAGACCGCACGAGGCCGTCGGCAACGGCGGCCCTAGAGAGATGATCGCCGACCGGCCACGCGCCGGTCACAGAATCCGGCTTACAGGCCGACTCGTCCCCAAGACCCCTACAGCGCCCGACCTCATGGGAGGAAGTTGGCAATGTTGGCGTGCGTGGGCCGGGGTGTCCACCATCACTCCGGCAGCAGCTCACCGAGGTGTTCTGCGGCCGACCTGCCGAGCAGCCGTGCGTCGTCCGCGGGCGAGACGTCCGTCTCCAGCTCGGCCAGTAGGCCCGAAACCGCTCTGCGCACCGTTGCCGGATGCGACCAGCTCTCGGCTGTCAGCATCTGCTGACCGAAGCACAGCGCCAGGCGGTCGACGATGTCGCGCAGGCGCGCGGCCGTCTCGGTCGTCTCCTCCTCCGGAAACTCCACCAACTGGTAGGCGGCGTCCTTGCAGACGTCCCACAGCGTATGACGGCCTCCGGTGGCCGAGGCGCGGTCCGCGTCGCGTGCCTGCGCCCACACCTGCGTGAAGTCGCCCGACGCGACGAGGTCGCCAACCGGCCAGCGGCACAGGCACGGCCCCGGGCGCTCCCCCCAGATGCGGGCGCAGTCCTGGAAGGGCCGTCCGCCCCGTGCGGAAAGCCGGGGTGCGACCACGCGAGCACGTCTGGCCAGGTGCGTACCAGCGCGCCCGGCGTCAGCACCGCTGACAGCACGGTCCGCGCGAACTTGCGTCGCACCGCCGGGTCGTCGACGAGACGGCGGGCGGCCGCGCAGGCCACCGGATCGGCCAGGCAGCCCTCGTCGCAGTCACCGGACGCGAGCATCGGCCCCACCCCCTGGACGCGGGCGTGCTCACGTACCTCGGCGTCGGTGGGCCAACTGCCGGAACCGCCCTTGACCTGCGGGATTTGGACCAGTAACGGCGCGTCCTCGCCGTCCGCGAACACCGCGGCTCGACCTGCCGGCAGGCTCGCCATGGCCACGTCCTGACGGGTGGTCATCACCATGGTGTCACCGAGCACGTCACGGTCGTCCCCGGCCACGATGCGGTGGGCCACCTTCAGGTTGGTGTTCTTCAGCACGTCCCGCGCGACCTAGGTGGGTATCTGGTCCACCACGACCACGCCCTGCCCATAGGCGCGGATCTCCGAAAGCAGGCCGGTGAACGTCTCCACGGCCTTGCCCATGGCGTCGGCCTCCGCCTCCGAGCGGTCCTTGCCGGCGCCGGTGTCGGCGAGCAGTCTGTGGGCCTCCTCCACGATAAGGAGATGCCGCAGCTTCTCGATGTCGCCCTCGGTTCGGCGCTGCTCGACCAGCCGGATCATCAGCAGGCCCATCATGAATGCCTTGTCGTCGTCATCGCCCATGCCTTCAAGTTCGAGCACGGTCGGCTGCCCGAGCAGCGTGGACATCGGCAGTGAGCCGCGCGTGTCGAGCATGCGTCCCTTGCCTCCCGTGCGCAGGCCGTCAAGCCGGGTGCGCAGGGCCACGCGCAGGTCGCCGGTCACCTTCTCCTCGTACCCGAGCCCAGGCACGATCTCCTCGAGCAGGGTCCGTTCCCCGGCGCTGTCGTAGCGCTCCACGCGGAAGCTCCAGATCGTTCTCGTACTGGTTCTCGCCGTGGAACTCCGAGCGCACCTGCGCCCCGCGCACTTGACCGTCGACGGCGGTCGTACTGCCCACTGCTGGGGTCACGCCGGCGACGCGCCGGAAGTCAGGGCGATCGAGGCCCGTTGCCGTCGGGGCGCTGAAGGTGCCGCCGCTCCGAGCCTCCGGGCCCCGTGTCTCCGAGGTCGGCCCGCCCTGCCGGTTGCCACGTGGCCGCCAACCGCCGTCGCCTGGGCGAGCACTCCGATCCGAGGGCGGACCCGGCGGCAGGATGTCGTCCCCAGATGCTCCCGAGGGCCAGGACTGCCTTTCGGGGGAGTCTAGAGGCCCCGACCGGACGGACGGTGGCGTCACCGGCGGGGGTGGGGCCGCAGAGAACGGCTGGCCGCAGTGGCCGCACACCCGGTCACCCGCTGCCGGCGCCGCCCCACAACGGACGCATGCTCGGACACCGACCATGTGCCAATTTTATGGCTGCCCCCATTTTTACGCAGGTCGGCGAATCCGGGGCCGAGTATCGCGTCGCCGATGCGTCCGATGATTGCCGGTCAGCGCCGTTCCGTACGCGATGCGACGTGATGACCATTTTCGCAGGTCCTGCCTGACCGCATTTTGACGATCTCGCCTGGTCGGCGTCTGATGAAGCCGAAATTTGTGGAGCGAGTTCGGCGAAGATGTCTCGGTCTCCGACGGATCGAGATTTCGGGTGTCCGTGGGGTGGAGCTGTGGAGGGGAAGTAATGGGTGAGATGCCGAGTGATCGGCGATCGCAGTCCGAGGAGAGGCGATCGGACTCGCCGCGCGCCGGAGCCAGCGATCGAGGTGAGTCCGCTGGCGGACGCGACCGCTCCCACTTCAGCGATCGAGAACGGAAGGAGTACGAGTCCGCAGACAGGACCATCCATGCTCGCACCAACTTCACGAAAAATGACGGTCATGGCGAGAGGTCGGGGAGCGCTGACTCGTACGCGAGCAAGGATCCGGACGGGAGGTCGAGGATCGAGACCGAGGTCAGAAACAAGGAAGGCAACGTCGAAAAGAGATCCGACTCGGTGACCGAACACAAGAACGGAAAGGACTACACGCATACGGATAAATATGGCGGGGCTGGTAGGAAGGCGGTAGCTCCGATTCCGTGACGTCCACTTCGAAGGATGGCAAGACCTCCAAGTCCCACACCGACAAATATGACGGCGACGGAAAGAAGACGGGCAGTTCGGACACCACGACCGCAACCGGGAAGGATGGAAGAAGCAACACTCACATCAACGGCAACGAGGTGGCATAGGAGCCAGCCCGGTATGGGTACCTGACGGACTACTACGAAGGCGCCAACTGGAGAGGAGAAGCCTGTCAAATGATAGATCTCGACGTGCTTGTTATCGGAGGCGGCGCGCAGGGCCTCTGGCTCCTGAACGATCTGAGCAAGCGTCAGTACAGGACGGTGCTCCTCGAGCGTGGCGAACTGGGCGGCGGCCAGACATGTCACTCGCATGGCCTCATACATCGGGGTCATTACTACGACGACACGGACATGATGATAATTCTTAATGCGGCCGCGCAGTTCTGGGAGGCATTTGTAGATGAGAAGGGCATTGCCAAGCTAAACAAGTCCCGGGCGCTTGCCGGTTTCGGGCCGGGAACGGCGGTTCAGCGACACACATATTTTTGGAGCACGGCCGGTCTAAATTTTGACGAATGTCCGGAGTGGCCCGAGGCTCTGCTGGGGGGCAAGGTAAAGCATCTCTTCGAGACGGATGAGTTTTCGCTTGACGCGAGTGAGGTGGTGAAGGGCCTTTCTCGCGATGTCGACCATGCGACATACAAGCTGGATGAGGGCGACGATGCTATCCGATTTATTCACGACGGGAAGTCCATCAGCAGTGTGGAGGCTTCGCTCTCGGGTACGCAGGTCGAGCTCAGGCCGAAGTTCGTGGTCATCGCCGCCGGGATCGGGAACTGCGGCCTGCTGGGAAGAATCGGAGCCAATCGGAACCCGAGCGCAGGAGAAACATTCGTTCAGGCGCAGCGTAAGAACCAGATGATGGTCCTGCGCGGTGACCATCTGCCGCTCATGACCGCGGTTTTTCCAATCCGCGGTGGGCTCCAGGGCGTCTTCCTCTGCTCCCGTGAGGACCCGGAGACCGGGAGGCCTGTCTGGCTCGTTTCCGATCACAACAGTGTGCCGTTTCCCATGGGATCCGACGGGACGCCCCAGACGAGCGCCTTCCCGTCTCAGGAGTGGGTGAAGCGCATGCTGATATCGCTGTCATCGGTCGCTCCGGGACTGTTCGTGGACGACGACTCCAGCAAATTGGAGGTTTCCGTCTACACAGGCCTTACCTCCGAGCGCAGCTTCGGAGTCGGACAGCACATGACTGACATGTACATCGATCCGCTCGGGTTCGACAACGTCCTGACTGTCTGGCCCACCAAACTCACCATGACTCCGTTCGCCAGCAATGTCGTCATGAGGTTCATCCGCCCGAAGGTGCCGGAGCCGGCCGGCGGTTGGCCCAGGGTCGAGCGCGAGATCACCGCGCGGGCGCCCCTTGTCGCGAATGAGATGTGGCAGCGGACACGAGTGAGCACGCCCTACGAGGTGAAGACCCCGTGGCTCCCCTTCCGTCATTTCCTCGAAGAGTGGCGCGCGGAAAAGGAGATCGGATGACGGACGAACTCGGCAGGCTGGCGAGCGAGCTCCGGGAGCAGACGGACAATACGCAGAGGCGCGTTGCGGCCAAGCGCCTGCGAGAGTTGGCGTTCGCGAGGAGAAGAAGCCTCGAAAAAAGGGGGTCACTAGATCACCCGGCTAACGGAGAAATGACCCTGGGTGACCTGGACTCCCTTCGTTCGGCAATTTACGCCACTGACCGCTCGGTTCGGCTTGACGCAATAGTTGCCGCTGGTGACCTCGGCGATGAGACCTTCGTCGCGGACCTTGCCGCCCAATGCGAGAGCGCCGACCAAGAAATACGCCTGGCAGCAATAGACTCACTCGGCGACATCGGCGGTCCTGAAAGCGTCTCCGTTCTCATTCCACTCGCGACCAATCCGGAGGAGGGGGCGGATATCCGTCTGGCGGCGATGACCGAGTTCGAGGAGCTTGCGGCAAAGAACATCACATCGGGCCCCGATCGCCGGATCGGTACAAACCTTCAGGGGACCACCGAGGCTTGGCCGGTGTTCTCGCGTCTCGTCAGGTCGAAGCTCGTCGGCGCGATGCGCGCTACCGAGGCCGACCCCTCGGCGGACGAATTTCTGCGGTTGAAGGCCGCCGATATTCTTATGTATCTTCGCGAGCGTGTCGTCTGACATGAGAATTTACGCAGGACCTCACGTTGTTCCCGCTGACCCGCGAGCATCGTGCAACGTGACCTCGCCATCGGTTTGACTTCTTTTCATGGAGGTCTGACGACATGGGAAAATCACCTGAAGGTGGCTCCGGCGCCGGGCGCGGTCTTAGATTCTGGAGCCTCACACTGGCCACAGGTGCAGTAGTAGCCCTGCTGGGAACCTGGATAGTGGCAGCGATGACCGTCCGGCCGACAATAACCCTGAGCGCGGCGAGCACACTCCTTGAGAACTTTCACCGCGACGCCGCTGATCCGGCGAAGGTGAGAGATGCCTGGAACACGATGACGACGACGAACTACCGTCGATATGTGGGGATTACGTATCCGAAGTTCAGAGAATTTTGGCAGAACGAGACGCCGCCTGATATCGTCCATGTGTCGAAGGACGGAGATCAGACGTTTTCCGTCCTGCTTGTGTATCACCCGAAGGGCGGCGGCAATCTTCAGAATCAATTCGCCGCAGTCCTTGTCTG of the Pseudofrankia saprophytica genome contains:
- a CDS encoding FAD-dependent oxidoreductase gives rise to the protein MIDLDVLVIGGGAQGLWLLNDLSKRQYRTVLLERGELGGGQTCHSHGLIHRGHYYDDTDMMIILNAAAQFWEAFVDEKGIAKLNKSRALAGFGPGTAVQRHTYFWSTAGLNFDECPEWPEALLGGKVKHLFETDEFSLDASEVVKGLSRDVDHATYKLDEGDDAIRFIHDGKSISSVEASLSGTQVELRPKFVVIAAGIGNCGLLGRIGANRNPSAGETFVQAQRKNQMMVLRGDHLPLMTAVFPIRGGLQGVFLCSREDPETGRPVWLVSDHNSVPFPMGSDGTPQTSAFPSQEWVKRMLISLSSVAPGLFVDDDSSKLEVSVYTGLTSERSFGVGQHMTDMYIDPLGFDNVLTVWPTKLTMTPFASNVVMRFIRPKVPEPAGGWPRVEREITARAPLVANEMWQRTRVSTPYEVKTPWLPFRHFLEEWRAEKEIG
- a CDS encoding HEAT repeat domain-containing protein → MTDELGRLASELREQTDNTQRRVAAKRLRELAFARRRSLEKRGSLDHPANGEMTLGDLDSLRSAIYATDRSVRLDAIVAAGDLGDETFVADLAAQCESADQEIRLAAIDSLGDIGGPESVSVLIPLATNPEEGADIRLAAMTEFEELAAKNITSGPDRRIGTNLQGTTEAWPVFSRLVRSKLVGAMRATEADPSADEFLRLKAADILMYLRERVV